In Pedobacter sp. SL55, the following proteins share a genomic window:
- a CDS encoding glycosyltransferase family 32 protein, whose amino-acid sequence MIPKILHYCWFGNGEMPELALKCLESWKKHLPAYEIIEWNEKNFDVNMYRFSLEAYKERKFAFVADVCRLYALKNMGGIYLDTDVEFLRPLDDEMLSNKGFTGFEDNLLLSSAIMGSEKDGKWINDLLPYYDNRSFYLKDGSHDVNPNTEIITEFMKTKKNVQINNTFQAYWMTIV is encoded by the coding sequence ATGATTCCGAAGATTTTACATTATTGTTGGTTTGGGAACGGAGAGATGCCAGAATTGGCGCTCAAGTGTTTAGAGTCTTGGAAAAAGCATTTGCCGGCCTATGAAATTATAGAGTGGAACGAAAAAAACTTCGATGTGAATATGTATCGTTTTTCGTTGGAGGCTTATAAGGAAAGAAAGTTTGCTTTTGTGGCAGATGTTTGCCGTTTGTATGCGCTCAAAAATATGGGTGGCATTTATTTGGATACCGATGTGGAATTTTTACGCCCATTAGATGATGAAATGTTAAGTAATAAAGGCTTTACTGGTTTCGAAGATAACCTCTTACTTTCATCTGCGATTATGGGAAGTGAAAAAGATGGAAAATGGATCAATGATCTTTTGCCTTATTATGATAATCGAAGTTTTTATTTAAAGGATGGTAGCCATGATGTTAATCCCAATACGGAGATCATCACGGAGTTTATGAAGACAAAGAAAAATGTCCAAATTAACAACACCTTTCAAGCTTACTGGATGACTATTGTGTGA
- a CDS encoding glycosyltransferase, which translates to MEVIYSMIDMLFWVLGVYLMLNVAYLAFFGLVGLLPLRKSKKEANRYRKIAVLFPTYQENVVIIDSVKAALKHQYHGTFEIVVIADGLQPGTLVTLKELGAKVIEVYFEKSTKGKAMQFAMNKLDGEGFEIAVVLDVDNIMSDDCLTYLNASFDEGKRVVQAHRVAKNMDSSFAFLDACNEEVNNHLFRKSHAVLGLSPALIGSGMAFEFAYFRNLLNNIGETVGEDKQLDFMIAKDKVSIAYLDDVYVYDEKIENAKVFTKQRTRWIASQVEFLKKYAFEGFVQLFKGNVEFFNKTLQTFLVPRMLLLALLFLLAVQSFLNPFGPTKEFWMSLFISLCLTLVIAIPRRFYADKRLYVALFQIPRAMLGMVIALASIGKAKKSFMATPHSSKPLEKEKYLIMPLEMLIIPAIIFGILGFVRGVSAYKRVQDKS; encoded by the coding sequence ATGGAAGTGATTTATAGTATGATTGATATGTTGTTTTGGGTTTTGGGTGTTTACCTAATGCTCAATGTTGCTTACTTAGCTTTTTTCGGTTTAGTGGGTTTACTGCCATTGCGTAAATCAAAAAAGGAAGCAAATCGTTACAGAAAGATAGCTGTATTGTTTCCAACCTATCAAGAAAATGTAGTAATTATAGATAGTGTAAAAGCAGCATTAAAACATCAATACCACGGCACTTTCGAAATCGTTGTAATTGCCGATGGCTTACAACCAGGAACTTTGGTAACGTTAAAAGAACTTGGGGCAAAGGTAATTGAAGTGTACTTTGAGAAAAGCACCAAAGGGAAGGCGATGCAATTTGCCATGAATAAACTGGATGGAGAAGGCTTTGAAATTGCGGTAGTGCTAGATGTAGATAATATCATGAGTGATGATTGTTTAACTTATCTTAATGCTTCTTTTGATGAAGGAAAAAGGGTTGTACAAGCCCATCGAGTGGCAAAAAATATGGATAGCTCGTTTGCTTTCTTGGATGCCTGTAATGAAGAAGTGAACAATCATTTGTTCCGTAAAAGTCATGCGGTGTTGGGTTTGTCGCCAGCGTTAATTGGCTCGGGCATGGCTTTTGAGTTTGCCTATTTTCGTAATTTGCTTAACAACATAGGCGAAACCGTAGGTGAAGACAAGCAGCTCGATTTCATGATTGCGAAGGATAAAGTAAGCATAGCCTACTTAGATGATGTTTATGTATATGACGAAAAAATCGAAAACGCCAAAGTTTTTACCAAGCAAAGAACAAGATGGATTGCATCGCAAGTAGAATTTTTAAAGAAATATGCTTTCGAAGGATTTGTGCAGTTATTTAAAGGTAATGTAGAATTTTTTAACAAAACTTTGCAGACGTTTCTAGTACCAAGAATGCTATTGCTTGCTTTGCTGTTTTTATTAGCTGTTCAGTCGTTTCTTAATCCCTTTGGGCCAACAAAAGAGTTTTGGATGAGTTTATTCATCAGCCTTTGTTTAACCTTAGTTATTGCTATACCTAGGAGGTTTTACGCCGATAAAAGATTGTATGTGGCCTTGTTTCAAATACCGAGGGCAATGTTGGGTATGGTAATCGCATTGGCGAGTATTGGCAAAGCGAAAAAATCTTTCATGGCCACGCCTCATAGTAGTAAACCTTTAGAAAAAGAAAAATATTTAATTATGCCCTTAGAAATGCTTATCATTCCTGCAATTATTTTCGGTATCCTTGGTTTTGTAAGGGGTGTAAGTGCGTATAAACGGGTTCAAGATAAATCGTAA
- a CDS encoding TolC family protein, which produces MHAQNDIASQINPPLLQKYIDLAKEYYPKRKMYKASELSAKAKMGAAKAGYLESLNVSYFYRPDNAAIVDASNPYSINGFQFGVYLNLGLFFRTPSLVKQAKEEYNSASFLTKEYDILLETDVKQKYFEYLQWFIDLKVKNQAYIDNKTASDGLRYKYEKAEVSLDVYTKAKALTSTANSEKLLAELNMLKAKSSLEALIGKTLEEVK; this is translated from the coding sequence GTGCATGCACAAAATGATATTGCAAGTCAAATTAATCCGCCTTTGCTGCAAAAATATATTGATTTGGCTAAAGAATATTATCCCAAAAGAAAAATGTATAAGGCCAGCGAGCTAAGCGCTAAAGCTAAAATGGGTGCAGCTAAGGCTGGATATTTAGAATCGCTTAATGTTTCTTATTTCTACAGGCCAGATAATGCTGCTATTGTAGATGCTAGCAATCCGTACTCTATTAATGGTTTCCAATTTGGTGTTTATCTAAATCTAGGCTTGTTTTTTCGCACACCTTCGTTAGTTAAACAGGCAAAAGAAGAATACAATTCGGCGTCTTTTTTAACGAAAGAATATGATATTTTACTAGAAACTGATGTAAAACAAAAGTATTTTGAATATTTGCAATGGTTTATAGATCTAAAAGTTAAAAACCAGGCTTATATAGATAATAAAACCGCTAGCGATGGGCTTAGGTACAAATATGAGAAAGCCGAAGTTTCTTTAGATGTATATACTAAGGCTAAGGCGCTTACTTCTACTGCAAACTCAGAAAAATTATTGGCCGAGCTGAATATGCTAAAGGCTAAAAGCTCTTTAGAGGCACTTATTGGAAAAACGTTGGAAGAGGTGAAATAA
- a CDS encoding glycosyltransferase family 32 protein, whose amino-acid sequence MIPKIIHYCWFGRGEMPKLALDCLASWKKFLPEYEIKLWNEDNFDFGSYKYAADAYKERKFAFVSDVCRLYVLKEFGGLYLDTDVEFIKPFPDQFLADIAFTGFEDQLVSAGVIGSVKNGEWVSNLLSLYHTKSFYKTDGSLDVNPITEMMTDHLGKEKGVLANNTYQKVTGYCTIYPSEYFYPKSWKTLKMNITPNTYCIHHFAGSWIDHNYTFLGKVANWILGKRVAENWSTKYRKFRGRGG is encoded by the coding sequence ATGATACCTAAGATTATACATTATTGTTGGTTTGGGAGAGGAGAGATGCCAAAATTGGCGCTCGATTGCTTGGCATCTTGGAAAAAATTCTTGCCAGAGTATGAAATTAAGCTTTGGAACGAAGACAACTTTGATTTTGGCAGCTATAAATACGCCGCCGATGCTTATAAAGAAAGAAAATTTGCTTTCGTGTCTGATGTTTGTCGTTTGTACGTGTTAAAAGAGTTTGGAGGCTTGTATTTGGATACCGATGTGGAGTTTATTAAGCCTTTTCCAGATCAGTTTTTGGCCGATATTGCCTTTACAGGTTTCGAAGATCAGCTGGTTTCTGCAGGGGTGATTGGCAGTGTAAAAAATGGCGAGTGGGTTAGCAATTTATTGTCGCTTTACCATACAAAGAGTTTTTACAAGACCGATGGGAGCTTAGATGTGAACCCCATTACCGAAATGATGACCGATCATCTTGGTAAAGAAAAAGGAGTTTTGGCCAATAATACTTATCAAAAAGTAACGGGTTATTGCACCATTTACCCAAGCGAATATTTCTATCCTAAAAGCTGGAAAACATTAAAGATGAACATCACTCCAAATACCTATTGTATTCATCATTTTGCTGGGTCTTGGATAGATCATAACTATACTTTTTTAGGTAAAGTTGCCAATTGGATTTTAGGGAAAAGAGTTGCTGAAAATTGGTCGACAAAATATAGAAAATTTAGGGGCAGGGGAGGTTAG
- a CDS encoding lipopolysaccharide biosynthesis protein has product MYAGIITTALNSMSSRYITISLEKKDIKEVNTYFNSVLFGNIIISLGFAVVSAIFCLFIDQVLDIPANLVYDVRLLFIFIFFSLVINVSSAVFQVTAFALNRFDKLALINIISNVLKLGAIILLFYFFTPKIYFLGVTTAATALYMLVANYRLTKKLLPEVQIDWSFFSKSALYVIVGSGIWNSVMAMANVVNTQLDLLIANHFFGASGMGFLSLTKFIPNAIYILLGIIVPIFLPEMLKAYANSDMNKLKKTLDLSFKAIFLVVLVPLSVFFVYGEVFFRLWLPTQDAHALHILSVITLVPFIVHGTVETVYHVFVITNKLKIASFWGIFISIFNFVLVIVLCKYSSLGVYAIPVGALVSGVLSHLTFTPLYAAYCLQESRWYFFKKMVRGLAGFTLLIALSYGWKQLNLFAVDTWLMFVVNCMAIGLVLLVVTLFMNFDSTTRGDIFRKVRQKVKI; this is encoded by the coding sequence ATGTATGCGGGTATCATTACAACGGCATTAAACTCTATGTCTAGCAGGTACATTACCATTAGCTTAGAGAAAAAAGACATTAAAGAAGTAAATACCTATTTCAATTCTGTTCTTTTTGGAAACATCATTATTTCTCTAGGTTTTGCAGTAGTAAGTGCCATCTTCTGTTTATTTATAGATCAGGTTTTAGATATACCCGCTAATTTGGTTTACGATGTAAGGCTGCTCTTCATCTTCATCTTTTTCAGTCTGGTTATCAATGTTTCTTCTGCTGTTTTTCAGGTAACGGCGTTTGCTTTAAACAGGTTCGATAAATTGGCATTGATCAATATCATTTCTAATGTATTAAAATTAGGAGCCATTATACTGCTGTTTTATTTTTTTACGCCTAAAATTTACTTTTTGGGCGTTACCACGGCAGCCACGGCACTTTACATGTTGGTTGCCAATTACAGGCTTACTAAAAAGCTGCTTCCCGAGGTGCAAATAGATTGGTCTTTTTTCTCTAAAAGTGCACTTTATGTAATTGTGGGTTCTGGTATCTGGAATTCGGTAATGGCCATGGCAAACGTAGTAAATACGCAGTTAGACTTGCTAATTGCCAATCATTTTTTTGGTGCTTCTGGTATGGGTTTTCTATCCCTAACTAAATTTATACCTAACGCTATCTACATCCTTTTAGGAATTATTGTACCCATATTTTTGCCAGAAATGCTTAAAGCTTATGCAAATAGCGACATGAATAAGCTTAAGAAGACTTTAGACCTTTCGTTTAAAGCTATTTTCTTAGTGGTATTGGTGCCTCTTTCGGTGTTTTTTGTTTATGGAGAAGTGTTTTTTAGGCTGTGGTTGCCTACGCAAGATGCCCATGCGTTACATATTTTATCGGTAATTACTTTAGTGCCTTTTATTGTACATGGCACAGTAGAAACCGTTTATCACGTTTTTGTGATTACCAATAAGCTCAAAATTGCCTCTTTTTGGGGTATTTTCATCTCTATCTTCAACTTTGTTTTGGTAATTGTTTTATGTAAATACAGTTCGCTGGGCGTATATGCTATACCTGTTGGCGCTTTAGTGAGCGGTGTGCTAAGCCACCTCACTTTTACTCCTTTATATGCCGCTTACTGCTTGCAAGAAAGTAGGTGGTATTTCTTTAAAAAGATGGTGAGAGGACTGGCAGGTTTCACATTATTAATTGCTTTAAGCTATGGCTGGAAACAGCTTAACTTATTTGCGGTAGATACCTGGTTAATGTTTGTTGTTAACTGCATGGCTATTGGGTTGGTGTTGCTGGTAGTTACCCTGTTTATGAATTTTGATAGTACTACCAGAGGGGATATTTTTAGAAAAGTAAGACAAAAAGTGAAGATATGA
- a CDS encoding glycosyltransferase family 2 protein — MEPLVSIITPCYNSAEFIKLTINSVLAQTYTNWELIVIDDKSKDDTCEIVETYTEKHPNIKLIKLEKNGGVANARNMGLAEAKGKYIAFLDSDDIWLQEKLAKQVTYMEEQALPMTFCAYNRIDEAGAIISSKIEVPNSVNYRQLLSHNVIIFSTSLTLKSAIGDTKFKKLGHEDWVFWLDIFKKPFSGYGINEPLVQYRIRKGSVSSNKLKVIGFTWKIYRESEQLGFFEAAYHFVKYAFATVWKRLK, encoded by the coding sequence TTGGAACCATTAGTAAGCATTATTACTCCTTGCTACAACTCAGCAGAATTTATAAAATTGACCATTAATTCTGTATTGGCGCAAACCTATACCAACTGGGAATTAATTGTTATCGACGACAAATCGAAAGACGATACCTGCGAAATTGTTGAAACTTACACCGAAAAACACCCTAACATAAAGCTAATTAAACTAGAAAAAAATGGTGGTGTGGCTAACGCTAGAAACATGGGTTTAGCAGAAGCAAAAGGAAAATATATTGCCTTTTTAGATAGTGATGATATTTGGTTGCAAGAAAAACTTGCGAAGCAGGTAACTTACATGGAAGAACAAGCATTACCTATGACCTTTTGCGCTTATAACCGAATTGACGAGGCTGGAGCAATTATTTCTAGCAAAATCGAAGTTCCCAATAGTGTAAATTATCGTCAACTCTTATCTCACAATGTGATTATCTTCTCTACTTCCTTAACCCTAAAAAGTGCAATTGGAGATACTAAATTTAAAAAACTAGGCCATGAAGATTGGGTTTTTTGGCTCGATATTTTTAAAAAACCTTTTAGTGGATATGGCATTAACGAGCCCTTGGTGCAGTACAGAATAAGAAAAGGTTCGGTATCTTCTAACAAATTAAAAGTAATTGGTTTTACTTGGAAAATCTATCGAGAAAGTGAGCAATTAGGATTTTTTGAAGCAGCTTACCATTTCGTTAAATATGCTTTTGCTACCGTTTGGAAAAGATTGAAGTAG
- a CDS encoding glycosyltransferase family 2 protein, translated as MNLTSIITVNFHQAEVTIDFLKSVAKSYSPTEVEIIIVDNGAEKNRELIFQPYFSNIKYILSKENLGFAGGNNLGIKQAKGDYIFLLNNDTEIPAGCIETMIAEMEANHQIGLLSPLLLYFDEKDVVQYAGFTPMNYLLARNAYIGQFEKNTGQFDDQTYQTGFCHGAAVMCRKTDLQKAGLMDENYFLYYEELDWCEKFMRIGKQIWFTGKTHVYHKESISVGKASPLKIYFNTRNRMLFIRKNTGWLNTVLFSVYFTLIACPKAVLKFLLQRQPELAKYTLKGLWWNFTHGKNSTYLGYKIK; from the coding sequence ATGAATTTAACTTCAATTATTACCGTCAATTTTCATCAGGCAGAGGTTACTATAGATTTTTTAAAATCTGTGGCCAAATCTTATTCGCCAACAGAAGTTGAAATCATTATTGTTGATAACGGCGCCGAGAAAAACAGGGAATTGATTTTCCAGCCGTATTTTAGCAATATCAAATACATCCTATCTAAAGAAAATTTAGGTTTTGCAGGTGGTAATAATTTGGGCATTAAACAAGCCAAAGGCGATTACATCTTTCTTCTTAATAACGATACAGAAATTCCAGCGGGTTGTATAGAAACGATGATTGCAGAAATGGAAGCAAATCATCAAATTGGGCTTTTATCGCCTCTGCTGTTGTATTTTGATGAAAAAGATGTGGTGCAATATGCGGGTTTTACGCCGATGAATTATTTGCTAGCACGTAATGCCTATATAGGCCAGTTCGAAAAAAACACAGGTCAGTTTGATGACCAAACTTACCAAACAGGTTTTTGTCACGGTGCTGCGGTAATGTGCCGTAAAACGGATTTACAAAAGGCGGGCTTAATGGATGAAAATTATTTCTTGTACTACGAAGAGCTAGATTGGTGCGAAAAGTTTATGCGAATTGGCAAACAGATTTGGTTTACTGGTAAAACTCATGTTTATCACAAAGAGTCGATTAGCGTGGGTAAGGCCAGTCCTTTGAAAATTTATTTCAACACCCGTAACAGAATGTTGTTCATTAGAAAAAATACGGGTTGGTTAAATACCGTTTTGTTTTCGGTTTACTTTACTTTAATTGCTTGCCCAAAGGCGGTGTTAAAGTTTTTGCTGCAAAGACAACCCGAGCTAGCCAAATACACTTTGAAAGGCTTGTGGTGGAACTTTACCCATGGTAAAAACAGTACATACTTGGGCTACAAGATCAAGTAG
- a CDS encoding 30S ribosomal protein S16: MATKIRLQRFGKKGKPFYHVVVADARAPRDGKFIERLGSYNPNTNPATIELNFDKAVTWVLNGAEPTDTARAILSYKGVLYKKHLEGGIRKGALTQEQADAKFATWLETKAGKISGKTEGLANTKAEARKAALAAEAKKNEDRAAAIAAKNAPVAEEVVEEEAATEEAPAVEAEAATEAPAEETQAEDKAE, encoded by the coding sequence ATGGCAACTAAAATCAGATTGCAAAGATTCGGTAAAAAAGGAAAACCTTTTTACCACGTGGTAGTAGCAGATGCTCGTGCTCCAAGAGATGGAAAATTCATCGAGCGTTTAGGTTCTTACAACCCAAACACTAACCCGGCAACTATCGAACTTAACTTCGATAAAGCAGTAACTTGGGTACTTAACGGTGCAGAACCTACTGACACAGCTCGTGCTATCCTTTCTTACAAAGGTGTTTTGTACAAAAAACACTTAGAAGGTGGTATCAGAAAAGGTGCTTTAACTCAAGAACAAGCAGATGCTAAATTTGCTACTTGGTTAGAAACTAAAGCTGGCAAAATTTCTGGTAAAACAGAAGGGTTAGCAAACACTAAAGCAGAAGCTCGTAAAGCAGCTTTAGCAGCAGAAGCTAAGAAAAACGAAGACAGAGCAGCAGCTATTGCAGCTAAAAACGCACCAGTTGCGGAAGAAGTTGTAGAAGAAGAAGCAGCTACTGAAGAAGCTCCAGCGGTAGAAGCTGAGGCAGCAACAGAAGCTCCTGCTGAAGAAACTCAAGCAGAAGATAAAGCTGAGTAA
- a CDS encoding glycosyltransferase, protein MAIIENRAIIVVGQQPWDTPIGSNCKDIALEFSKLNRVLYINAPLDRRTKFQQAATEGVQKRMRVIKGEEDGLEEIKPNLWVFYPDVLNESINWMPTAIFRFFNKINNKRFAKSIKKAIQRLDFKDFILFNDSDMFRSYHLKELLSPTTSIYYSRDNLLATPYWGKHGKSLEPELIKKSDLCVANSVYLANYCRKYNPNSFYVGQGCDLTIFKNDDGVVVPESLTKIPKPILGYVGALLSIRLDEDILIHLAAQKPNWSIVLVGPEDDDFKASKLHQLKNVYFLGPQKPETLPAYIKGFDICLNPQALNPLTIGNYPRKIDEYLAMGKPTLATKTEAMSVFENYVYIAETKEDYVRLAEQALTENNADLANKRIAFAHTHTWEKNVEEIYKAIETVK, encoded by the coding sequence ATGGCTATTATCGAAAACAGAGCTATCATTGTAGTTGGTCAACAGCCTTGGGATACTCCAATTGGAAGTAACTGTAAAGATATTGCTCTAGAGTTTAGTAAGCTTAATCGGGTGCTGTATATCAATGCTCCGCTAGATCGTAGAACTAAATTTCAACAAGCAGCTACTGAAGGCGTACAAAAGCGAATGCGTGTAATTAAGGGTGAAGAAGACGGTTTAGAAGAAATTAAGCCAAACTTATGGGTCTTTTATCCTGATGTGCTTAATGAGTCCATCAATTGGATGCCAACTGCAATCTTTCGTTTCTTTAATAAAATCAATAATAAAAGGTTTGCAAAATCAATCAAAAAAGCCATACAACGTTTAGATTTTAAAGATTTCATTCTATTTAATGATAGTGATATGTTTAGAAGCTATCATTTAAAAGAACTTCTAAGCCCAACTACCAGCATCTATTATTCTAGAGACAATCTTTTGGCTACGCCTTATTGGGGCAAACATGGTAAAAGCTTAGAACCAGAGCTAATTAAAAAAAGCGATTTGTGTGTGGCTAATTCGGTGTATTTGGCCAATTATTGTAGAAAATACAATCCCAATTCTTTTTATGTGGGGCAAGGTTGCGATTTAACCATCTTTAAAAATGATGATGGTGTGGTGGTTCCCGAAAGTTTAACCAAAATTCCGAAACCGATTTTAGGTTATGTTGGTGCTTTGCTCTCCATCCGTTTAGATGAGGATATTCTGATCCATTTGGCAGCGCAAAAGCCAAATTGGAGTATTGTTTTGGTCGGTCCAGAAGATGACGATTTTAAAGCAAGCAAACTTCATCAGTTAAAGAATGTTTATTTCTTGGGCCCTCAGAAGCCCGAAACCTTGCCAGCTTACATTAAAGGTTTCGATATTTGTTTAAATCCGCAAGCATTAAATCCGTTAACAATTGGTAATTATCCTCGCAAAATAGACGAATATCTGGCAATGGGCAAACCAACTTTAGCTACTAAAACCGAAGCTATGAGCGTTTTTGAAAATTATGTGTACATTGCAGAAACTAAAGAAGATTACGTAAGATTGGCAGAACAAGCTTTAACTGAAAATAACGCAGATTTAGCAAATAAACGTATTGCTTTTGCCCATACACATACTTGGGAAAAGAATGTGGAGGAGATTTATAAAGCGATTGAAACTGTGAAATGA
- a CDS encoding O-antigen ligase family protein: MFKNLQLNIADHKKALLFFLIALSLSVLVAGSTIKYGFLGPMLVLAAAGGGAFVIAAFNNPRVAFIVYFAYCFLLGFVVKTFLNIPVGLAMDAILLLTWASILVNMNKFNWKALKNEHVMLSLIWFGISVLQVLNPYGGSFTGWFNELRFTALSWLLIAPIVFLLFNRMEDVNRFIGFIFFFSCIAVLYGVKQLYVGLSGGEQAWLDTGAKVTHILDGKLRVFSIYSDAGQFGASQAIMAVMAMVLAMGPFSFAKRIVFGVIALITLYGMGISGTRGALFALVAGLGYALFLSKNFKVLIIGGAFALGGLGMLKYTKVGDEIFQIRRLRSALDPKDASFNVRIVNQEKLAYLLKDHPFGAGLGMSGMNGTTYNADKPIANIQPDSYWVKVWVMYGIVGLLIWFAINCYIIGKCSGIVWQLKDPKLKTKMIALTSGTVGCFICSYGNEVMNAIPSSVIMFMSWSFVFIAPWLDTPRKLEADGSDL, translated from the coding sequence ATGTTTAAGAATCTGCAGCTAAATATTGCCGATCATAAGAAAGCATTGCTGTTTTTTTTAATAGCCTTAAGCCTTTCGGTTTTGGTAGCGGGCTCTACAATTAAGTATGGTTTTTTGGGGCCAATGTTGGTTTTGGCTGCTGCGGGTGGCGGTGCATTTGTAATTGCTGCTTTTAACAATCCTCGTGTTGCGTTTATCGTGTATTTTGCCTATTGCTTTTTGCTAGGTTTTGTAGTTAAAACTTTCTTAAATATTCCGGTTGGTTTAGCTATGGATGCCATTTTGCTGCTCACTTGGGCCAGTATTTTGGTAAATATGAACAAGTTTAACTGGAAAGCCCTAAAGAATGAGCACGTAATGCTATCGCTAATTTGGTTTGGTATTAGCGTTTTGCAGGTGTTAAACCCCTACGGAGGCAGCTTTACAGGTTGGTTCAACGAACTACGTTTTACGGCATTAAGCTGGTTGCTCATTGCACCAATTGTATTTTTGCTTTTTAATAGAATGGAAGATGTAAATCGGTTTATTGGTTTTATCTTCTTTTTCTCGTGTATTGCGGTGTTGTATGGCGTAAAGCAATTATATGTGGGGTTGTCTGGTGGCGAGCAGGCTTGGCTAGATACTGGAGCTAAGGTTACACACATCTTAGACGGAAAATTAAGGGTGTTCTCTATCTATTCAGATGCTGGCCAATTTGGTGCTTCGCAAGCAATTATGGCCGTTATGGCAATGGTTTTAGCTATGGGGCCATTCTCTTTCGCAAAGCGGATTGTTTTTGGAGTAATTGCACTAATTACCTTATACGGAATGGGTATTTCGGGTACACGAGGTGCATTATTCGCCTTAGTTGCGGGCTTAGGCTATGCCCTTTTTTTAAGCAAAAATTTCAAGGTTTTAATTATTGGTGGTGCCTTTGCCTTGGGAGGTTTAGGTATGTTGAAATACACTAAAGTAGGAGATGAAATTTTCCAGATCAGACGTTTACGTAGCGCCTTAGATCCTAAAGATGCCTCATTTAACGTAAGAATTGTAAATCAAGAAAAGTTAGCTTATTTGTTGAAAGATCATCCCTTTGGTGCAGGCTTAGGAATGAGCGGCATGAACGGAACTACTTACAACGCCGATAAGCCGATCGCTAACATCCAGCCTGATAGTTATTGGGTAAAAGTATGGGTAATGTACGGCATAGTGGGCTTGCTCATTTGGTTTGCCATTAACTGTTACATTATTGGCAAGTGTAGCGGTATTGTTTGGCAACTGAAAGATCCCAAACTGAAGACGAAAATGATTGCACTTACCTCGGGCACGGTGGGTTGCTTTATTTGTAGCTATGGTAACGAAGTAATGAATGCGATACCCTCTTCCGTAATTATGTTTATGTCTTGGTCATTTGTTTTTATTGCGCCGTGGTTAGATACACCTAGAAAATTAGAAGCCGATGGAAGTGATTTATAG